A genomic stretch from Shewanella woodyi ATCC 51908 includes:
- a CDS encoding DUF1971 domain-containing protein, with translation MSFTPKGYTHCESTQVYTCENVPKILLEPHYTKMGVYEQIHVLCGVLKYLGCNSHTQVTDKEVVIKANETAMAHPNYLHRLEPASDDLKFEIRFYSLEERSNTDK, from the coding sequence ATGTCGTTTACTCCAAAAGGTTACACTCATTGCGAGTCAACTCAAGTTTATACCTGTGAAAATGTTCCTAAGATCTTGCTAGAACCACACTATACAAAAATGGGAGTGTATGAACAGATCCATGTTTTGTGTGGTGTATTAAAGTATTTGGGGTGTAATAGTCATACTCAAGTTACCGATAAAGAGGTGGTGATTAAAGCGAATGAGACCGCCATGGCGCACCCTAATTACCTTCACAGGTTAGAACCTGCCAGTGATGATCTAAAATTTGAGATCCGCTTCTACTCATTAGAGGAGCGCTCAAATACTGATAAATAG
- a CDS encoding NAD(P)H-dependent oxidoreductase yields MNLLIVSGSQRTQSQSAKVASYLAQITTEFSQSSHIELCTHELPFWDGEAESKLDKGSPWPMISQKVKRADALILITPEWGGMASPLLKNFLLMCDNQDTAHKPALLVSVVSGISGAYPIAELRMNALKNNKLVALPDHLIIRNVEEVLNGKPEANGNQVANSATRESALEGRIQYSLHMLYQYAEALSGIRARHSAQPYPKQQEYIYGM; encoded by the coding sequence ATGAATTTACTCATTGTCAGTGGCAGCCAAAGAACTCAATCTCAAAGTGCCAAAGTCGCAAGCTATTTAGCCCAGATAACAACGGAGTTCTCACAGAGCAGTCATATTGAGCTGTGCACTCATGAGTTACCTTTTTGGGATGGAGAAGCTGAGAGTAAATTAGATAAAGGAAGTCCCTGGCCAATGATCAGCCAAAAAGTAAAACGCGCCGATGCACTGATATTGATCACCCCTGAGTGGGGTGGCATGGCCTCTCCCCTACTAAAGAATTTTTTACTTATGTGTGACAATCAGGACACAGCCCACAAACCAGCATTATTAGTCTCAGTCGTCAGTGGGATCAGCGGCGCCTATCCCATCGCAGAGCTGAGAATGAATGCGCTTAAAAATAACAAATTGGTCGCACTACCAGATCATCTCATCATACGAAATGTTGAAGAGGTGCTTAATGGCAAACCAGAAGCAAATGGCAACCAAGTCGCTAACTCAGCCACGAGAGAATCAGCGCTAGAGGGGCGTATTCAATATAGTTTACATATGCTTTATCAATACGCAGAGGCACTGAGCGGGATTCGAGCAAGACACAGCGCTCAGCCCTATCCTAAACAGCAAGAGTATATCTACGGAATGTAA
- a CDS encoding ATP-binding protein: MYEDSSINLTPFPIMVCNKDGCILYVNSNFQNEFDIANSKLSGALAHTCFQIFKDRDNNSHSQFQQQLTSQCNFFSFLSLNGKNICVNVSINKSPLNRDDYWLIISRCRECSVKKYRTNNKLDRINHAIKGASIGLWELEPLQNQSYFSSTFKQLLGLGLEFELNWFSFLSMLPPQEQNKLDTFQNHKLDIGESFDIEIQMKVGEDDKWFKLNGEVILKQNNHTSITGSLIDCTLEKARLLTLQKANLELKSSAKQRSLEFKSAKEFAKKASQTQSEFLSMMNHELRTPMNAVIGSLDLLRLSKQSSESMELIETATSSATNLMNILNDILDINKIESGKMQLEHSPFSINETIDGLVKSFLPSAQKKQIQLNIKESSMVPSQVIGDEKKTRRVLYNLISNAIKFTDLKCTQGRVNLNCEVSQQSEELLYIKLTIEDNGIGINESDQSKLFAPFTQAQKSVTREYGGTGLGLPICRSLVQQMGGKITLTSKEGVGSTFTVELPFSLIETEQVQPKLNTYNIGVITQGQNLELGKTIIKQLESEGARVKSVNIEELDIALINYDLLLLIPDSLSNSQTLLQQLYQKQEQARKFLIAIPRGELPQARKLIPHKHILPVEPMTKIQLLESVKSVIEEQELNLDLELELGLNELTFDDIEIDLKSNQIPTTLADILVVEDNPLNQKLIVKQLSKLGYQCDLADDGIGGIENWKNMDYKLILTDCHMPNLDGYSMTKQIRELEEKSDKKKVPIIAITGAAMSGDAERCYSMGMNDFVSKPIILKDLKKVMDIWYEKAT; encoded by the coding sequence ATGTACGAAGACTCATCGATTAACCTTACCCCATTTCCTATCATGGTCTGCAATAAAGATGGATGCATCTTATATGTCAATTCAAATTTCCAAAATGAGTTCGACATAGCCAATAGCAAGCTATCAGGTGCTTTGGCACATACCTGCTTTCAAATCTTTAAAGACAGAGATAACAACAGCCACTCTCAATTTCAACAACAGCTTACCTCCCAATGTAATTTTTTCTCCTTCTTATCTCTTAATGGTAAGAACATTTGCGTCAATGTCTCCATTAATAAAAGCCCTCTTAACCGTGATGACTACTGGCTCATTATTAGTAGATGTCGGGAGTGCAGTGTAAAAAAATATAGAACAAACAATAAACTAGATCGTATAAACCATGCGATTAAGGGTGCGAGCATTGGTCTTTGGGAATTAGAACCTCTCCAAAATCAAAGTTATTTCTCCTCAACCTTTAAACAACTGCTCGGTCTTGGCTTAGAGTTCGAACTCAACTGGTTTTCCTTTCTCAGTATGCTGCCACCACAAGAGCAAAATAAACTTGATACTTTTCAAAATCATAAACTGGATATTGGTGAGAGTTTTGATATAGAGATCCAAATGAAAGTTGGAGAGGATGACAAGTGGTTCAAGCTCAATGGAGAGGTCATTCTCAAACAGAATAATCACACTAGTATTACAGGCTCTCTTATAGATTGTACTCTAGAAAAAGCCCGCCTACTGACACTACAAAAAGCAAACCTCGAGCTAAAATCGAGTGCTAAGCAGCGTTCTTTGGAATTTAAAAGTGCTAAAGAGTTCGCCAAAAAAGCAAGCCAAACTCAAAGTGAGTTTCTCTCAATGATGAATCATGAACTTCGTACTCCAATGAATGCTGTAATAGGCTCACTCGATCTTCTCCGTCTAAGTAAACAATCATCTGAATCGATGGAGTTAATCGAAACGGCCACTAGTTCAGCAACCAATCTCATGAATATTCTCAATGATATTCTGGATATCAATAAGATTGAATCAGGTAAAATGCAACTAGAACATAGCCCCTTTTCCATTAATGAAACAATCGACGGCTTAGTCAAAAGCTTCCTACCTAGCGCACAGAAAAAACAGATACAACTCAATATTAAAGAGAGCTCAATGGTACCAAGCCAAGTTATAGGGGATGAAAAAAAGACTAGGCGAGTTCTATATAATTTAATAAGCAATGCCATCAAGTTTACCGATCTCAAGTGCACACAGGGAAGAGTCAATCTAAACTGTGAAGTATCGCAACAGAGTGAAGAGCTTCTCTATATAAAACTGACTATCGAAGATAACGGTATTGGGATAAATGAATCAGATCAAAGCAAATTATTCGCACCATTTACTCAAGCACAAAAGTCGGTAACCAGAGAATATGGCGGCACGGGCCTAGGGCTGCCCATCTGTAGAAGTCTCGTTCAACAGATGGGGGGAAAGATAACCCTGACAAGTAAAGAGGGGGTAGGATCTACATTCACTGTTGAACTGCCTTTTTCATTAATAGAGACTGAACAAGTCCAACCAAAGCTCAACACCTATAACATAGGAGTGATCACTCAAGGCCAAAATCTAGAATTAGGTAAAACCATCATTAAGCAGTTGGAGAGTGAAGGAGCCCGCGTTAAATCCGTTAATATAGAGGAGTTAGATATAGCCCTTATCAACTATGATCTTTTATTGCTTATTCCTGATTCATTGTCTAATTCACAAACTTTACTTCAGCAGCTTTACCAAAAACAGGAGCAAGCAAGAAAATTCTTGATTGCTATTCCAAGAGGTGAACTTCCTCAGGCTCGCAAACTCATCCCTCACAAACATATACTTCCAGTTGAACCTATGACCAAGATTCAACTCCTTGAGTCAGTAAAATCTGTCATTGAAGAGCAGGAACTAAATTTAGATTTAGAGCTAGAACTTGGATTAAATGAGTTAACTTTTGATGACATCGAAATTGACTTAAAGAGCAATCAAATACCCACCACCTTGGCTGATATTCTTGTTGTCGAAGATAACCCCCTTAACCAAAAATTAATTGTAAAACAGCTCAGTAAGTTAGGTTATCAATGCGACCTTGCCGATGATGGCATTGGTGGTATTGAGAACTGGAAAAATATGGATTACAAGTTAATTTTAACCGATTGTCATATGCCAAACCTTGACGGCTACAGTATGACAAAGCAAATCAGGGAATTAGAGGAGAAAAGTGATAAAAAGAAAGTGCCAATTATCGCCATAACTGGTGCAGCGATGAGCGGCGATGCCGAACGCTGCTACTCTATGGGTATGAACGACTTTGTAAGTAAGCCTATTATTTTAAAAGATTTAAAGAAAGTTATGGATATCTGGTACGAAAAAGCAACCTAA
- a CDS encoding ACP S-malonyltransferase, whose product MSVETSFDGNKRERVVVIAPGRGCYNKEELGYLHSLHSDKLAFIEGIDAYRKPLQQESIYALDGRDKYSFKLHTAGENASALIYACAMADFMDIDTEKYEIVAVTGNSMGWYIALACVGALDSDGAIDVINTMGSMMQAGLIGGQLIYPEMDEEWKQDKTQRDLIDKAIEQVNDEVGCQVYTSILLGGYRVLAGNEAGLKRLESTLPNIDDRYPMRLYNHGAFHSPLLGDISMRGLASLGEILFSKPSVPLIDGEGGIWTPQSTDIAKLRSYTLGAQVTQTYDFTKAVHVAVKEFAPDKLIVLGPGNTLGGPIAQSLIDIDWFGWGGKSDFSLSQSESPKLLAMGNEQQRQQVVTG is encoded by the coding sequence ATGAGTGTTGAGACAAGTTTTGATGGAAATAAGAGAGAAAGAGTTGTGGTTATTGCACCAGGAAGAGGTTGCTATAACAAGGAGGAGTTGGGGTATCTTCATTCTCTTCACAGCGACAAACTAGCCTTTATTGAAGGGATCGATGCCTATAGAAAGCCGCTGCAACAAGAGAGCATTTACGCCCTTGATGGACGTGACAAGTATTCGTTTAAACTGCATACGGCAGGTGAAAATGCATCGGCATTAATCTACGCCTGTGCCATGGCCGATTTTATGGATATCGACACCGAGAAGTATGAAATCGTTGCCGTGACAGGAAACTCCATGGGCTGGTACATAGCACTCGCTTGCGTTGGTGCATTAGATAGCGATGGAGCAATTGATGTGATAAATACCATGGGCTCTATGATGCAAGCAGGGCTTATTGGTGGCCAGCTTATCTACCCAGAGATGGATGAGGAGTGGAAACAGGATAAAACCCAAAGGGATTTAATCGACAAAGCAATTGAACAAGTTAATGATGAAGTTGGATGCCAAGTTTATACCTCAATTCTATTGGGGGGTTATCGAGTCTTGGCTGGTAATGAGGCGGGATTAAAACGACTCGAGTCAACTCTTCCTAATATAGATGATCGCTATCCAATGCGACTCTATAATCATGGCGCTTTTCACTCTCCGCTTCTGGGTGATATATCTATGCGTGGTTTGGCATCTCTTGGGGAAATATTATTCAGTAAGCCCTCAGTGCCATTGATTGATGGTGAGGGGGGGATCTGGACTCCTCAAAGTACCGATATTGCAAAATTAAGGAGTTACACTTTAGGGGCGCAGGTGACTCAAACTTATGATTTTACCAAGGCTGTACATGTTGCAGTTAAGGAGTTTGCCCCCGATAAGTTGATTGTACTTGGGCCTGGAAATACCTTAGGTGGCCCTATTGCTCAGTCATTAATTGATATTGATTGGTTTGGCTGGGGGGGGAAGAGTGATTTCTCACTGTCTCAATCTGAGTCACCTAAACTATTGGCCATGGGGAACGAACAGCAGCGCCAACAAGTTGTAACTGGTTAA
- a CDS encoding VOC family protein, translating to MNMNQVTFPVNDMHKATEFYRLMGFIQIVDTPHYARFECSDGHASFSLSLQPEEQRNYGVIYFEHQNLDQLVAQLIEKGFHFDQMPTMESYLWREAVLHDPSGNKIKLYWAGENRLNPPWRVQKDKQEL from the coding sequence ATGAACATGAATCAAGTTACATTTCCGGTCAACGATATGCACAAGGCCACAGAGTTTTATCGCCTAATGGGTTTTATTCAGATAGTGGATACTCCCCATTATGCCAGGTTTGAGTGCAGTGATGGCCACGCTAGTTTTTCACTCTCCCTTCAACCAGAAGAGCAAAGAAATTACGGTGTCATCTACTTTGAGCATCAAAATCTTGACCAACTAGTAGCTCAACTGATTGAAAAAGGATTTCACTTTGATCAGATGCCCACTATGGAGAGTTACCTATGGCGAGAAGCCGTACTCCATGATCCTTCTGGAAACAAAATCAAGCTTTACTGGGCAGGCGAAAATCGACTCAATCCACCTTGGAGAGTGCAGAAAGATAAACAAGAGCTATAA
- a CDS encoding PAS domain-containing hybrid sensor histidine kinase/response regulator: MDNQNKKQSTNVTFAESKLHRLSHAICGADIGIWEFTPHTQECYFSPKLKKLIGLPIDHPLTLNELRERTSHTYQHHFNIFDSENLTLGTQCNFDFKIKIAETERWFELRSEVFLNEENQCTITGSLTDRTQEKEALTALNLAIEARDNALDAGDIGNWQAELNSENEWIWSWDNRANKMFALQPEDIGNIDRWVQHLHPDDKEPAIDAIQHCLVTGEIYNEQYRSVLPDGEVIYVHARAKIGRDDQNRICRIDGVCVNQTPFFNIQAKLQEANDQAEARVKARTLELQQAKERAEQANQTKSSFLSMMSHELRTPMNAVLGSLDLLSLSKQTPESRDLIETATTSAKNLIFILNDILDINKIEAGKMQLEQRDFSITEVIDNVVQIYYPLANGKRIKLDVTEDPTIPKYLEGDAVKVRQIIFNLLGNALKFTSTTTEKQGEVQLNINIVEHNSIIYKVAFSIVDNGIGIEKETQKKLFTPFIQAQRSTTREYGGTGLGLAICGNLAQLMGGEIALTSCPNEGSTFKVELPFWRSKQHTDEPIYQLEGTKIALLNIDETHNTQELIIQHLESEGARIEVLESEKQLSSAKEYDTLLILVSSHQHFAQLKNIQHKLSDSSHLLVATCRDEISTLRQILPQTAILPLHPMTRLQLINSIHRSMDNELCLDLDDLDDLDDLDLEQLSIEEVTQPLPDKAGILVVEDNPLNQKLILKQLSTLGYSCDLAHDGLDGIEHWKSADYKLVLTDCHMPNLDGYDMTKKIRELEEESGKQATPIVAVTGAAMTGDAEHCLSTGMNDFVSKPLILEDLKKVVEKWYVND; encoded by the coding sequence ATGGATAATCAAAATAAAAAACAGTCAACAAATGTTACGTTCGCAGAGAGTAAGCTGCATCGCTTATCTCATGCGATTTGTGGAGCAGATATTGGCATTTGGGAGTTTACGCCACACACGCAGGAGTGCTACTTCTCACCTAAGCTAAAAAAGTTAATTGGTCTACCTATTGATCACCCTCTCACCTTAAATGAGTTGAGAGAAAGAACGAGTCACACTTATCAGCATCACTTTAATATCTTTGATTCAGAGAATCTCACATTAGGTACTCAATGTAATTTCGATTTTAAGATTAAGATTGCGGAGACTGAACGCTGGTTTGAGTTAAGGAGTGAGGTTTTCCTCAATGAAGAGAATCAATGCACGATAACAGGCTCCTTAACTGACAGAACTCAAGAAAAAGAAGCGCTTACAGCTTTAAATCTTGCCATTGAAGCAAGAGATAATGCTCTAGATGCAGGAGATATTGGAAACTGGCAAGCCGAGCTAAACAGTGAGAATGAATGGATTTGGAGTTGGGACAACCGAGCTAATAAGATGTTTGCTCTACAGCCAGAAGATATCGGCAATATAGATAGATGGGTCCAGCATCTTCATCCAGACGATAAAGAGCCCGCAATTGACGCGATACAACACTGTTTAGTAACAGGTGAGATCTATAATGAACAATATAGATCTGTACTCCCTGATGGAGAGGTTATTTACGTACATGCTAGAGCTAAGATAGGAAGAGATGATCAAAATAGAATATGTCGTATCGATGGAGTCTGCGTCAACCAGACACCATTCTTTAATATTCAAGCCAAACTACAAGAAGCCAATGACCAAGCAGAAGCTAGGGTAAAAGCCCGAACTTTAGAGCTACAACAAGCTAAAGAGAGAGCCGAGCAAGCGAATCAAACAAAGAGTAGCTTTCTCTCGATGATGAGCCATGAATTAAGAACCCCTATGAATGCGGTATTGGGCTCTTTAGATCTACTTTCACTATCAAAGCAGACTCCTGAGTCAAGAGATCTTATCGAAACGGCAACCACTTCGGCAAAAAACCTCATATTTATCTTAAATGATATCTTAGATATCAACAAGATAGAAGCAGGGAAGATGCAGTTAGAGCAGCGAGATTTCTCTATTACTGAGGTAATAGATAATGTGGTCCAAATATATTATCCCCTAGCAAACGGTAAGAGAATAAAGCTAGATGTCACAGAGGATCCCACAATACCTAAGTATCTAGAGGGCGATGCAGTGAAGGTACGCCAGATAATCTTTAACCTATTAGGAAACGCATTAAAGTTCACCTCCACTACAACTGAAAAACAGGGAGAAGTACAGCTAAACATTAATATTGTTGAGCACAATAGCATTATCTATAAAGTTGCATTTTCAATCGTAGATAATGGTATCGGCATAGAAAAAGAGACACAAAAAAAATTATTTACCCCCTTCATTCAGGCTCAACGTTCAACGACACGAGAATATGGGGGGACAGGCTTAGGTTTAGCCATCTGTGGAAACCTAGCACAACTGATGGGAGGGGAGATAGCACTAACAAGTTGCCCTAATGAAGGCTCTACTTTCAAAGTAGAACTGCCATTCTGGCGTTCTAAGCAGCATACCGATGAGCCAATATACCAATTGGAAGGCACCAAAATTGCACTTTTAAATATAGATGAGACTCACAATACTCAAGAGTTAATCATACAGCACCTAGAAAGCGAAGGAGCACGTATAGAGGTACTAGAATCTGAAAAGCAGCTGTCTTCGGCCAAAGAGTATGACACTCTCCTCATCCTTGTCAGCTCCCATCAGCACTTTGCGCAGCTCAAAAACATTCAACATAAGCTTTCAGATAGTAGTCACCTGCTAGTTGCCACTTGTAGAGATGAAATCAGCACATTGCGCCAAATACTTCCTCAGACAGCAATACTGCCACTTCACCCGATGACTCGACTACAACTTATTAACTCAATACATAGATCCATGGACAATGAACTATGCTTAGACTTAGATGACTTAGATGACTTAGATGACTTAGATCTTGAGCAGCTCTCAATTGAGGAAGTAACTCAACCCCTACCCGATAAAGCAGGGATCTTAGTGGTTGAAGACAACCCCCTCAATCAGAAATTGATCCTTAAGCAGCTTTCGACCTTAGGGTATAGCTGTGACCTGGCTCATGATGGACTCGATGGCATAGAACATTGGAAGAGTGCCGATTACAAACTAGTCTTAACAGACTGTCATATGCCAAACCTTGATGGTTATGACATGACAAAAAAAATCAGAGAACTAGAGGAAGAAAGTGGAAAACAAGCAACACCCATAGTGGCAGTCACAGGTGCTGCAATGACTGGAGACGCAGAGCACTGCTTATCAACGGGTATGAACGACTTCGTCAGTAAACCATTAATTTTAGAAGACTTAAAGAAAGTTGTTGAAAAGTGGTATGTGAATGATTGA
- a CDS encoding universal stress protein, protein MSSYQHILGVFSPYLSSQHALIKALILADKSKSKLTLIQLTTPKFNFMKSTNNSTDMQPLAENEDLIFQYQNLGLEIEIKEVKSNSVSTEVLAEVEQAQYDLVIVNYKHHHPIFHEFFFAEEWSLLRQKQISVMLVGDKQWQHEGNILTAIETDDTSEQHINFNKKLLDDSEEIASLLDNNIHLINCFHNNNLSMEVSISNSTVNHRDTKAQHWLDLIDSAQDYDLEDEQLHLIEGLPDHIIPTIAEQYHVNMVIVGASEHQGWLSQLKGHTSEQIIDQLHCDILAIKPTL, encoded by the coding sequence ATGAGTTCATATCAACATATATTGGGCGTATTCTCTCCATACCTTTCCTCCCAACACGCCTTAATTAAGGCACTAATTCTGGCCGATAAATCAAAATCTAAACTGACATTGATACAGCTAACGACACCCAAATTTAATTTTATGAAAAGTACCAACAACTCCACCGATATGCAGCCCTTAGCCGAAAATGAAGATCTAATTTTCCAATATCAAAACCTAGGGTTAGAGATCGAAATAAAAGAGGTAAAGAGTAACTCAGTCTCAACAGAGGTATTAGCTGAAGTTGAACAAGCTCAATACGATCTTGTTATCGTTAATTACAAACATCACCACCCCATTTTTCACGAGTTTTTCTTCGCCGAGGAGTGGAGCTTGCTGAGACAGAAACAGATCTCAGTCATGCTAGTCGGTGATAAACAGTGGCAGCATGAGGGCAATATTTTAACAGCAATAGAGACGGACGATACCAGCGAACAACACATAAACTTTAATAAAAAATTGCTTGATGATAGTGAGGAGATAGCCAGCTTATTAGACAATAACATTCATCTCATTAACTGCTTTCACAATAACAACTTAAGCATGGAAGTAAGCATTTCCAACTCAACAGTTAACCATCGAGATACTAAAGCACAACACTGGCTTGATTTAATAGACTCAGCTCAAGACTACGATCTAGAGGATGAACAGCTGCACCTGATAGAGGGACTCCCTGATCATATTATTCCAACCATTGCAGAACAATATCATGTCAATATGGTAATAGTTGGCGCAAGTGAACATCAAGGCTGGTTAAGCCAACTCAAAGGCCACACCAGCGAACAAATCATAGATCAACTCCACTGTGACATCTTGGCTATCAAGCCAACACTTTAG
- a CDS encoding Hpt domain-containing protein: MIEPNLKVLNKDIMLDLIGDDPVMIRQFGIDFLKQAKESLQKIILMYNQNSFTAVKEEAHYLKTSAAAVGAEQTSHLLKALEVSGEVGDKQQCKHLILEIKSSLKQVHGAIIDDSSTNSSMPPSQGDNAL; the protein is encoded by the coding sequence ATGATTGAGCCGAATCTGAAAGTATTAAACAAAGATATTATGTTAGATCTTATTGGTGATGATCCGGTGATGATAAGGCAATTTGGAATTGACTTCCTAAAGCAGGCTAAAGAGTCATTACAAAAGATAATTCTTATGTATAACCAAAACTCCTTCACAGCTGTAAAAGAGGAGGCTCATTACTTAAAAACATCAGCGGCAGCGGTTGGCGCAGAGCAGACATCGCACCTGCTTAAAGCACTGGAAGTTTCAGGGGAAGTTGGAGACAAACAACAATGCAAACATTTGATTTTAGAAATAAAGTCATCATTAAAACAAGTTCATGGAGCCATTATAGATGACAGCTCAACCAACTCCAGCATGCCGCCATCCCAAGGTGATAATGCTCTATGA
- a CDS encoding helix-turn-helix transcriptional regulator translates to MKTSEKIIQLLKTQGPQTAKVLATELSLTTMGVRQHMQVLEDEGDVSFEDIKASRGRPTRVWSLTAKSNSHFTDRHEELSVQLIDSVINVFGDSGLDKLISHREETSLAMYQERLSVEKTLLGKLNALVELRTAEGYMASVEQEDDFYWLLENHCPICAAASRCLNFCRSELKQFQTLLQEDASVSREEHIIEGARRCAYKVQPIKK, encoded by the coding sequence ATGAAAACCAGCGAGAAAATCATTCAACTCCTTAAGACTCAAGGACCGCAAACCGCTAAAGTGTTAGCCACTGAGTTGTCGTTGACGACGATGGGAGTACGTCAGCATATGCAAGTACTTGAAGATGAAGGTGACGTTAGCTTTGAAGATATTAAAGCCAGTCGTGGTCGGCCGACACGAGTCTGGTCACTCACAGCTAAGAGCAATAGTCATTTTACTGATCGGCATGAAGAGTTATCGGTACAGCTAATAGATTCAGTTATTAATGTATTCGGTGATTCTGGGCTCGATAAATTGATCTCCCATAGAGAGGAGACCTCGTTAGCCATGTATCAGGAGAGGTTAAGTGTAGAGAAAACATTGCTAGGTAAACTCAACGCCTTGGTTGAATTGCGTACAGCAGAAGGTTACATGGCAAGCGTTGAGCAAGAAGATGACTTTTACTGGTTATTGGAGAATCACTGTCCTATCTGTGCGGCTGCGAGCAGATGTTTGAATTTTTGTCGCTCAGAGCTGAAGCAATTCCAAACCTTACTGCAAGAGGATGCCTCTGTAAGTCGTGAAGAGCATATTATCGAGGGCGCCCGCCGTTGTGCCTACAAAGTACAACCAATTAAGAAGTAA
- a CDS encoding response regulator — protein MTAQPTPACRHPKVIMLYDNEDDILGAASIIAEQVDEYRTLLVDKTIGAQIKEYRPSVILLALSSVQKSIELYTEIITEQSLDYPHHSILLCKNRESSAAFRCCIKGLFDNYFVYQPLYEKFRLKMIVHNGLLISQATSQYIGFQDEQLESLEEDLETLIDEGGACKHSLLNSIADCKKSLATSSTEDPANSVSEQLLQKINETHIEPLLAELEGNIKAGLDNMINQLLVKQVGIKELENRVAEMNKTAIPDQQSILEALSTTASTLTNEKSAKDRIKILVVEDNQLYRDMLVNILKKENFDVDEAADGLNALQKIKRTQYALVLMDLFMPNLDGINTTKQIKAINGNKSLPVIALTGNKNKDLIKTWAEQGLKGYILKPSTKNEILEAVNKVLS, from the coding sequence ATGACAGCTCAACCAACTCCAGCATGCCGCCATCCCAAGGTGATAATGCTCTATGACAATGAAGACGATATTCTAGGAGCTGCAAGCATTATCGCTGAGCAAGTTGATGAGTATCGAACTCTTCTTGTGGACAAGACCATTGGTGCTCAAATAAAAGAGTATCGTCCATCGGTCATCTTACTCGCCTTAAGTAGTGTCCAAAAAAGTATTGAGCTCTACACTGAAATTATTACAGAACAAAGCCTAGACTACCCTCATCATAGTATTTTGCTCTGTAAAAACCGTGAATCAAGTGCTGCATTTCGATGTTGTATAAAAGGGCTATTTGATAACTATTTTGTCTACCAGCCCTTATATGAAAAGTTCCGCCTTAAAATGATTGTTCATAATGGGCTTCTTATTAGTCAGGCAACCAGCCAGTACATAGGATTTCAGGACGAACAGCTCGAAAGTCTTGAGGAAGATCTGGAAACCCTTATTGATGAGGGAGGGGCATGCAAGCACTCACTGCTTAACTCTATTGCAGACTGTAAAAAAAGCTTAGCAACATCAAGCACAGAAGATCCTGCTAACTCAGTTTCAGAGCAGCTACTCCAAAAAATAAATGAAACTCATATTGAACCTCTTCTAGCCGAATTAGAGGGGAACATTAAAGCTGGTCTAGATAATATGATTAACCAGCTACTAGTCAAGCAGGTTGGTATAAAAGAGCTTGAAAACAGAGTCGCTGAGATGAATAAAACAGCCATACCTGATCAACAAAGCATTCTAGAGGCACTCTCAACTACAGCTAGCACGCTAACCAATGAAAAATCTGCAAAAGATAGAATAAAAATTCTGGTGGTTGAGGACAATCAGCTATACCGAGATATGCTAGTCAACATACTAAAAAAGGAAAATTTTGATGTTGATGAAGCTGCTGACGGTTTAAATGCACTACAAAAAATTAAGAGGACACAATACGCGCTTGTTCTAATGGATCTCTTTATGCCTAACTTAGACGGGATAAATACAACAAAACAGATAAAGGCGATAAATGGCAATAAATCACTTCCGGTCATTGCGTTAACGGGTAACAAAAATAAAGATCTCATCAAAACCTGGGCCGAACAAGGGTTAAAAGGTTACATCCTTAAGCCTTCAACTAAGAACGAGATCCTTGAAGCCGTCAATAAAGTACTTAGTTAG
- a CDS encoding VOC family protein → MIHLEHLNLVVTDIEKTLKFYQAAFPHWKVRGGGEASWHGKKRNWVHFGDDYQYLTFNDDGVGENRDLTGHQVGLAHFAFVTSDIDSVMTQLAEAGFNLDKDGAVDEYRKNVYYLDPNGYEVEFVQYLSDTPSLRNRYE, encoded by the coding sequence ATGATACATCTAGAGCATCTAAATTTAGTCGTCACAGATATTGAGAAAACACTGAAATTTTACCAAGCAGCCTTTCCCCATTGGAAAGTAAGAGGTGGAGGAGAAGCAAGCTGGCACGGCAAAAAGAGAAACTGGGTCCACTTTGGCGATGACTATCAGTATTTAACCTTTAATGATGATGGCGTAGGTGAGAACCGGGACTTAACAGGTCATCAAGTGGGATTGGCACACTTCGCTTTTGTCACATCAGACATTGATAGTGTTATGACTCAATTAGCTGAAGCAGGATTTAACCTTGATAAGGATGGCGCCGTCGATGAATATAGAAAAAACGTCTACTACCTTGATCCTAACGGCTATGAAGTGGAGTTTGTTCAATACCTAAGTGATACTCCATCACTAAGAAATCGATATGAATAA